The genomic stretch CCCTGCATTGATATCCTAACGGACACCTCCTGGACAGAATGATGTTACTGCAGGTTACACACGTATTATTGGAGCACACTCTATCAATGTCACAGAGCTGTCCGTTTGTGCAGGGGCCGGTTTCCTGGATACAGCTGCCAAGTCTGCAGTTATATCCTGCCGGACACCTCCTAGATGTAACCAGGTTATTGCAGGTTACACACGTGTTGTTGGAGCACACTCTATCAGTGTCACAGAGCTGTCCGTTTGTGCAGGGGCCGGTTTCCTGGACACAGCTGCCAAGTCTGCAGTCGTATCCTATCGGACACCTCCTGGACGTAATCAGGTTATTGCAGGTTACACACGTGTTGTTGGAGCACACTCTATCAGTGTCACAAAGCTGTCCATTGGTGCAGGGGCCGGTCTCCTGGACACACCTGCCAAGTCTGCAGTCGTATCCTGCCGGGCAACTGGCgatggctgctggtgctcgCTTGCCAAGTCCAATGAGATCCGGAGTGCACTCAACGCACTGCCTGTCAAGGCAGACTCTGCCGTCCCTGCAAACCTCCTGGTTCCTGGAGCAGGTATCAATTCTCTTCTCGCATCTGCCGTTGAAGCAGTGGTCTCCCTGGGAGCACTCGAAGTCGTGGCGACATTCAGACTTCTTGACGCAAATGCTGTTCTCACAAATCTCTCCCCTGTGGCAGTCACCCTCACGGCGGCAACCAAGTTTGGGAACGCACCTGCGGTTGGTGCAAAGCTCGCCGGGAAGACATTGGGTATTCCTCTCACATCGGTCaaatggcttcttctcgcaaTGACCAAAGGCGTTGCAGAACTCGGTATCAGTACACTGGCGGTCAGTGCCGCAGACGGGTCCAATGGCGCGCTTCTGGCACAGGCCGTGAATGTCACAGACTTGGTCAAACTTGCACTCGGAATCGATCTTGCATCGGAAATGATCgccacggcggcagcggccttcCGAGTCGCAGATTTGGCCGTCTTCGCACTGTCGGTTGTCACGGCACTTGTTGTTGTCCTTGGACTTGCATGAACCATCGAAGCAGCCCTCGGCGCCCTTGCACTCCGTGTCGGCCTTGCACTTGGGCCATTCACCCTTCTGGCAGATTCTCTGGGAGTTGCAAAGATGATCGTCGTTGCAGCCCTTGTCGTCTTGGCAAGCGGGAGTATCAGCTGTCTTGCAGATTCCCCAGCTGGTGCAGATCTGGCCCCATTTGCAGTCCGAGTTCTTCTCGCAGTCGGGGAAGACAACCTTCTGGCAGTAGCCGCGTTGGTTGCAGATTTGACCGTGCTCACAATCCTTGTTGGTGGTACATTTGCCGCCGTTGTCCACCTCGCAGGCTTTTCCTTCACAGCGAGGACCAGGGATGGGCTGGCAGACACCGTTGGAGTTACACATTTCGCCGGTCTTGCATTCGGTGCTGGACTTGCACTGAGGGCCCTTGGGGGTTTCACAGATGGActtggagctgcagctgcactCGCTAGGGCAGTGCTGCTCGGTGGCGCCGCATCCTCTCCAGAGGCCGTGGTAGACGTCGGTGGGATCAGTGTACCAGTTTCCCCAGGTGTGGTTCCAAGCGCTGGACTCCTTGCCCCAGCTGCCAGAACCGGAttcagagccagagccagagccagagccctGTTCCCAAGTGCCGGTCTCCTTGTTCCAG from Trichoderma atroviride chromosome 3, complete sequence encodes the following:
- a CDS encoding uncharacterized protein (SECRETED:SignalP(1-20)), translating into MVRSLRRGLLTAAAVWAASAVAGSEQDSHEGDNKWLASIVTVTSTAYLDLKDYEHKCTQGHYACGPTTTPFPEHKECHECQKGKETPPATYNKDPGSYNKDSGSYNKDPGTYNTATGTWDKDPSSEHKDCHECQEGKETAPGSYNKDPGSYNKDSGSYNKDSGSYSKDSGSYSKDPGSYNKDSGSYNTATGTWEKDPSSEHKDSGSYSKDPGSYSKDSGSYSKDSGSYSKDSGSYNTTTGTWDKDPSSEHKDSGSWNKVPENSDNTGSKDSGSYDKDSGSWNKETGTWEQGSGSGSGSESGSGSWGKESSAWNHTWGNWYTDPTDVYHGLWRGCGATEQHCPSECSCSSKSICETPKGPQCKSSTECKTGEMCNSNGVCQPIPGPRCEGKACEVDNGGKCTTNKDCEHGQICNQRGYCQKVVFPDCEKNSDCKWGQICTSWGICKTADTPACQDDKGCNDDHLCNSQRICQKGEWPKCKADTECKGAEGCFDGSCKSKDNNKCRDNRQCEDGQICDSEGRCRRGDHFRCKIDSECKFDQVCDIHGLCQKRAIGPVCGTDRQCTDTEFCNAFGHCEKKPFDRCERNTQCLPGELCTNRRCVPKLGCRREGDCHRGEICENSICVKKSECRHDFECSQGDHCFNGRCEKRIDTCSRNQEVCRDGRVCLDRQCVECTPDLIGLGKRAPAAIASCPAGYDCRLGRCVQETGPCTNGQLCDTDRVCSNNTCVTCNNLITSRRCPIGYDCRLGSCVQETGPCTNGQLCDTDRVCSNNTCVTCNNLVTSRRCPAGYNCRLGSCIQETGPCTNGQLCDIDRVCSNNTCVTCSNIILSRRCPLGYQCRGDRCRSLLGVDPGGELGNSVNGLQWAYYKLRRAVRDTVTLAGTIPFRTADAQTAQNWPILHFQPDVALNGQVALDSGLTQTLGIERTCPPEHAQVYGDDVGVSIDYSIIQHIGYFRPRTAGTYTFQVSPGLRQTVYVWLGNNARAGWTNLNANLIADGSSPAGLNAYLRVVPEGDVGRLNSPSLDRTMPSSSMRI